A stretch of the Polynucleobacter tropicus genome encodes the following:
- a CDS encoding DUF3108 domain-containing protein: MTRAPKPKPKEQTPSNDLLDNQASNLITQGGAFNQAGVPFKLPESGTIYYDSFVDGQKLQTGEIDWIADGNSYRLYVNIPYAFVGPFVFESRGTVDSFGIAPAIYWSQRGTRPPRYSRFDRDPNGGGQMFFSEKPEFTPNIVPGTQDRFSLMFQLASLLNGDSKIDEPGTVRSIPVVDYNTLDQWHFKSYGEAVNEDIPSLGKSINRHYALMQRENDPYKRQVDIWLAKDLEWLPGRIRSLEANGRVLELVFKQKNPIALNPTPSAVLN; this comes from the coding sequence GTGACCAGAGCTCCTAAGCCAAAACCTAAGGAACAAACCCCTTCAAATGATTTGCTGGATAACCAAGCCTCAAACTTAATCACCCAAGGGGGTGCATTCAATCAAGCTGGAGTTCCGTTTAAGTTACCAGAATCGGGAACCATTTATTACGATTCCTTTGTTGATGGTCAGAAGTTGCAAACAGGTGAAATTGATTGGATTGCGGATGGAAACTCCTACCGTCTATACGTAAACATACCTTATGCATTTGTTGGCCCCTTTGTCTTTGAATCAAGAGGAACGGTTGACTCATTTGGTATTGCCCCGGCCATTTATTGGTCGCAACGTGGCACTAGGCCGCCACGCTACTCCCGTTTCGATCGAGATCCAAATGGAGGAGGGCAGATGTTTTTCTCAGAGAAGCCCGAATTCACACCCAATATAGTTCCGGGTACTCAAGATCGATTTAGTCTGATGTTTCAATTGGCATCGCTTCTTAATGGGGACAGTAAAATTGATGAGCCAGGAACTGTTCGATCCATACCTGTTGTTGACTACAACACACTAGATCAGTGGCATTTCAAAAGCTATGGGGAGGCTGTCAATGAAGATATTCCAAGCCTTGGTAAGTCAATAAATCGACATTACGCATTAATGCAGCGGGAAAATGACCCCTATAAACGACAGGTAGACATCTGGTTAGCTAAAGACCTTGAGTGGCTTCCTGGTCGAATTCGCTCTCTAGAAGCTAATGGGCGTGTTCTGGAGCTAGTTTTTAAGCAAAAGAATCCTATTGCTTTAAACCCAACTCCAAGCGCTGTTTTGAACTAA
- a CDS encoding TatD family hydrolase, translating to MFIDSHCHLDFPEFQSRLPEVLANMKAAKVSHALCVSVDIPDFPNVLKLAQENDNLYASVGVHPDYEDTPEPTEEFLVDTASKNPKIIAIGETGLDYYRMGDRSYESMEWQRDRFRTHIRAAIKVKKPLIIHTRSASADTIQIMKEEGADAIGGVMHCFTENYEVAKQAMDLGFYVSFSGIVTFKSAKDLQETCKKIPLERMLIETDSPYLAPIPYRGKTNEPAWVSKVGEFIADLRGVTVNVLADQTSKNFYQCFQLNRVI from the coding sequence ATGTTCATTGATTCCCATTGCCATCTCGATTTTCCAGAGTTCCAAAGTCGTCTACCTGAAGTTTTGGCGAACATGAAAGCTGCCAAAGTTAGTCATGCACTTTGTGTTTCAGTCGATATTCCGGATTTTCCAAATGTCCTGAAGTTAGCCCAAGAAAATGACAATCTGTATGCATCGGTGGGAGTTCATCCAGACTATGAAGATACTCCAGAGCCCACTGAGGAATTTTTGGTGGATACTGCCTCCAAGAACCCCAAAATTATCGCGATTGGTGAAACTGGCCTTGATTACTACCGCATGGGCGACCGAAGCTATGAGTCCATGGAGTGGCAACGAGATCGATTTAGAACCCATATTCGCGCAGCCATAAAGGTCAAAAAACCTTTAATCATTCACACTCGTTCAGCTTCAGCCGATACCATTCAAATCATGAAAGAAGAGGGTGCTGATGCCATCGGCGGGGTAATGCATTGCTTCACCGAGAACTACGAAGTGGCCAAGCAAGCTATGGATTTGGGTTTTTATGTCTCTTTTTCTGGAATTGTGACCTTTAAGAGCGCTAAAGACCTCCAAGAGACTTGCAAGAAAATCCCCCTTGAACGCATGCTAATTGAGACCGATTCTCCTTATTTGGCGCCCATTCCGTATCGCGGCAAAACCAATGAACCAGCTTGGGTTTCTAAGGTGGGTGAATTTATAGCCGATCTTAGGGGTGTAACTGTAAATGTACTCGCAGATCAGACATCCAAGAATTTTTATCAATGTTTTCAATTAAATAGAGTTATTTAG
- a CDS encoding ankyrin repeat domain-containing protein, giving the protein MYFLKKCSLVFGLLLTVAAFKVGAQTTSQAEDFAKAAKFDDVSEVKSLISKGVSPNIVDSKGNPMLVLAIKDRSTKVTEVLLQNRNIDVDLSNKYGETPLMMASIEGDLPLVKTLVLQNKARIDHIGWTPLHYACAKGNLDVAKFLVANGAVVDSNALNGTTPLMMAVQSGNEDLIRFLLENGADIRLRNTQGFSAIDIAEIYDKPWIADGLKSRWQRLYKQPYPGPLKALPTKAT; this is encoded by the coding sequence ATGTATTTTCTTAAAAAATGTTCCCTTGTATTTGGGCTGCTTTTAACTGTAGCAGCCTTTAAGGTGGGTGCTCAGACCACTTCGCAAGCAGAGGATTTTGCAAAAGCAGCGAAATTTGATGATGTTTCTGAAGTGAAATCATTGATTTCCAAGGGTGTTAGCCCAAATATAGTGGATTCAAAAGGCAACCCGATGCTGGTATTGGCAATTAAGGACCGATCTACCAAAGTCACAGAGGTATTACTCCAAAACCGTAATATTGACGTAGATCTATCCAATAAGTATGGTGAAACGCCTCTAATGATGGCCTCCATTGAAGGTGATTTACCCTTAGTTAAAACTCTAGTTCTGCAAAACAAGGCTCGTATTGACCATATTGGCTGGACACCACTGCATTACGCATGCGCTAAAGGCAATCTTGATGTTGCAAAGTTTCTAGTGGCAAATGGTGCTGTAGTTGACTCAAATGCCTTAAACGGCACAACACCATTGATGATGGCAGTTCAGTCGGGCAATGAAGACCTCATTCGCTTCCTGCTTGAGAATGGCGCGGACATTCGCTTACGAAATACACAAGGATTCTCAGCCATTGATATAGCTGAAATCTACGACAAGCCATGGATTGCTGATGGCTTAAAGTCACGCTGGCAGAGGCTATATAAACAGCCATATCCAGGTCCTTTGAAGGCGCTCCCTACAAAAGCTACATAA
- the ygfZ gene encoding CAF17-like 4Fe-4S cluster assembly/insertion protein YgfZ — protein MTTENQNSLENGMPIAIGLCSLPDWSLIFVEGPDAASFLQNQLTNSVLGMDKTISPEMARTPSSVRLVGYCSPKGRLLASAWLTLAPHDPSSEDRFALFISKDIAASTAKRLSMYVLRSKVKVIDASNDWSVLGFCAPINHVNSFTIDGMQIALQLPNVQVHDQVYDRALIAQPKSPDSIENQSEVLQIWNDLEVLSAIPRIVQATQEQFVPQMINFESVAGVDFKKGCYPGQEIVARSQYRGVIKRRLSLAHVAIDQLNGTTFNPGVEIFHGNDASQPAGIVVLSAQSVFDSSRIDLQIECKLEALEHEEIRLGSIDGPVLKIDPLPYPLIEI, from the coding sequence ATGACTACTGAGAACCAAAACTCACTTGAAAACGGTATGCCCATTGCTATCGGGCTCTGCTCCCTGCCTGACTGGAGCTTGATTTTCGTTGAGGGGCCTGATGCGGCTAGTTTTCTACAAAATCAGCTCACCAATTCTGTTTTGGGTATGGATAAGACTATTTCACCTGAAATGGCTCGTACACCGTCTTCAGTCAGATTGGTTGGTTACTGCAGCCCAAAAGGAAGATTACTGGCTAGCGCCTGGCTAACTTTAGCTCCCCACGACCCTTCTTCAGAAGATCGTTTTGCGCTATTTATTTCTAAGGATATTGCCGCAAGTACTGCTAAACGTTTATCAATGTACGTATTGCGCTCTAAAGTGAAAGTCATTGATGCGTCTAATGATTGGAGTGTTTTAGGCTTTTGTGCACCAATCAATCATGTGAATTCGTTCACGATTGATGGTATGCAAATTGCCCTTCAGCTTCCTAACGTTCAGGTTCATGATCAAGTCTACGATCGAGCATTAATTGCCCAACCAAAATCTCCTGATTCAATTGAAAATCAAAGTGAAGTTTTGCAGATTTGGAATGATTTAGAGGTTCTCAGTGCTATCCCAAGAATTGTTCAAGCGACGCAAGAGCAATTTGTGCCGCAAATGATTAATTTTGAATCCGTTGCGGGGGTGGATTTCAAAAAGGGATGTTATCCAGGCCAAGAAATTGTGGCGCGCAGCCAATATCGTGGCGTTATTAAACGACGCTTGAGCTTAGCTCATGTTGCAATCGATCAACTTAATGGGACCACCTTTAATCCTGGTGTAGAGATTTTTCATGGCAATGATGCTAGCCAGCCTGCTGGAATAGTTGTTTTATCAGCACAAAGTGTTTTTGACTCTAGTCGCATAGACCTGCAAATTGAGTGCAAATTGGAGGCCTTGGAACATGAGGAAATACGACTAGGAAGTATCGATGGGCCTGTGTTAAAAATAGATCCATTGCCCTACCCTTTGATCGAAATTTAA
- a CDS encoding HNH endonuclease: protein MLSILKLDAGGIPQGWVNAEGATKHYAESSVLWTLGDPIMRMRGGISRVSGTQSIIELHSIIAVKGSSKINLFDVVPVITKHKLFKRDRGLCAYCGDAISESCAEAEHIIPNSRGGKYSWMNLVISCRPCNQRKGNRTPEQAGMSLLYTPYLPSLYEDMILKGRNILADQMDFLAANLPRNSRLLEGLT, encoded by the coding sequence GTGCTGAGCATCTTGAAATTAGACGCTGGTGGAATTCCCCAAGGCTGGGTGAACGCAGAAGGTGCTACCAAGCATTATGCGGAGAGCAGTGTTCTTTGGACATTAGGCGACCCTATTATGCGTATGCGTGGCGGCATATCTCGAGTCAGCGGTACGCAATCCATTATTGAGCTCCATTCGATCATTGCCGTTAAGGGTAGTTCAAAAATCAATCTTTTTGATGTAGTCCCTGTAATTACTAAACACAAATTGTTTAAACGTGATCGCGGTCTCTGCGCTTACTGTGGAGATGCTATTTCGGAGAGTTGTGCTGAAGCAGAACATATTATTCCCAATAGCAGAGGCGGAAAGTATTCCTGGATGAATCTTGTTATTTCATGCAGGCCTTGCAATCAGCGCAAGGGTAATCGCACTCCTGAGCAGGCTGGAATGAGTTTGCTTTATACGCCATACCTACCTAGTCTCTATGAAGATATGATTTTGAAGGGGCGCAATATTTTGGCAGATCAAATGGATTTCTTGGCGGCTAACCTTCCGAGAAACAGTCGACTTCTTGAGGGTCTGACATAA
- a CDS encoding DNA polymerase III subunit delta', protein MFPAIEQEIKIAPWLKPLWSSLDFDRFPNAILIHGQSGIGKFAFAVELAKALLCESTTPSGKPCNQCDGCHWFNTGNHPDFTALVPETHRKLLPQADYESDEPAKKSRNIKDDDSESSEKKEKKNISIEETRSAIEGLSIGSHRGGNRVILIYPLEMLRSDSANTLLKSLEEPPDKTIFILLADRVDRVLPTIRSRCRLLTAPRPDRSTGLAWLKSQLSSSPEIKVADSDIETIFDEQGGAPYAVLESLIARHHKDEKDELTISIAASRVLLQSMSQGARINWLETSEKIHKAQYAFLLATIQRWISDLQLVNGGGVPRYYPKHIGTLKSLSQSVQTIKLLQFWKSLLQARRSENHPIAARVQLEALLSQYQQVFEV, encoded by the coding sequence ATGTTTCCCGCTATTGAACAAGAAATCAAAATTGCGCCATGGCTTAAGCCGCTGTGGTCGAGCTTGGATTTTGATCGTTTTCCCAATGCGATTTTGATTCATGGGCAATCAGGGATAGGAAAATTCGCATTCGCTGTTGAGCTTGCCAAGGCGTTGTTATGTGAATCCACAACTCCATCTGGAAAGCCATGCAATCAATGCGATGGTTGTCATTGGTTTAATACAGGAAACCATCCAGACTTTACGGCTTTAGTTCCGGAAACTCATCGAAAATTGCTGCCGCAAGCTGACTATGAGTCGGATGAGCCTGCCAAGAAATCACGCAATATAAAAGATGATGATTCGGAATCCAGCGAGAAAAAAGAAAAGAAGAACATTTCAATAGAAGAGACTAGAAGCGCCATTGAGGGCCTATCTATAGGATCCCACCGAGGTGGCAATCGCGTGATCCTAATTTACCCGCTGGAGATGTTGCGATCTGATTCTGCCAACACCTTACTCAAGTCTCTTGAGGAGCCACCAGATAAAACTATTTTTATCTTATTGGCTGATAGGGTAGATCGTGTACTTCCAACAATACGCTCGCGTTGCAGATTATTAACCGCCCCTAGACCCGATCGGTCAACTGGTTTAGCCTGGCTTAAATCTCAGCTTAGCTCTTCCCCAGAAATCAAGGTTGCTGACAGTGATATCGAAACAATTTTTGACGAGCAGGGTGGGGCACCCTATGCAGTTCTGGAATCATTGATCGCCAGACATCACAAAGACGAGAAGGATGAACTCACCATCTCTATTGCAGCTTCGCGAGTGTTGCTTCAATCTATGTCGCAGGGCGCACGAATTAATTGGCTAGAGACTTCAGAAAAGATTCATAAGGCGCAATATGCATTTTTATTAGCCACCATTCAACGCTGGATCTCTGATCTTCAATTGGTGAACGGGGGCGGTGTACCACGATACTACCCAAAACATATTGGTACGTTGAAGAGCCTCTCGCAATCAGTCCAAACTATCAAGTTGCTTCAATTTTGGAAATCCCTTCTTCAGGCCCGCCGATCTGAAAATCACCCCATAGCCGCCCGCGTTCAATTAGAGGCTTTGCTGTCTCAATATCAACAAGTTTTTGAGGTCTAG
- a CDS encoding NRDE family protein, whose amino-acid sequence MCLILFAWNSHPDYSLVVAANRDEFYERDTEGISYWSEHPDILAGRDRADVLGSPGTWLGFSKAGKFAALTNVRAPSEKNPDARTRGELSLMYLTSKDKPASFVEQQSKRFGLYNGFNLLMADLSNPKNAEMHWVSNRMLMGHSIRPRKVFPHQPLAPGVYGLSNAMLDTPWPKVNHRVAAFAQALAMDQGELKNADQYLKVLADTRYASDHELPSTGVSKEWEKALSPAFIKTPSYGTRSSTLLRVRKDGNFEMVERRFDATGTVGHDVITGALSTAPDSNLSV is encoded by the coding sequence ATGTGCCTCATCCTTTTCGCCTGGAATTCTCATCCAGACTATTCACTAGTGGTGGCTGCGAATCGTGACGAGTTTTACGAGCGCGATACCGAAGGAATTTCCTATTGGTCAGAGCACCCGGACATTCTTGCCGGAAGGGATCGCGCAGATGTATTGGGAAGTCCGGGCACATGGCTCGGGTTTAGCAAGGCTGGCAAGTTTGCTGCTCTTACCAATGTTCGTGCGCCTAGCGAAAAAAATCCGGATGCACGTACTAGAGGCGAACTATCTCTAATGTATTTGACGAGTAAAGATAAGCCCGCTTCTTTCGTAGAACAACAATCAAAACGGTTTGGTCTCTACAACGGCTTTAATTTGTTGATGGCTGACTTAAGTAACCCTAAAAATGCAGAGATGCATTGGGTTAGCAATCGGATGTTGATGGGACATAGTATTCGCCCTAGAAAGGTATTTCCACACCAACCATTAGCTCCTGGTGTCTATGGGCTATCCAATGCCATGCTTGATACCCCGTGGCCCAAAGTAAATCATCGTGTGGCCGCATTTGCTCAAGCCCTCGCAATGGATCAAGGCGAACTGAAAAATGCAGATCAATACCTCAAAGTTCTAGCTGATACGCGTTATGCAAGTGATCACGAATTGCCCAGCACTGGAGTCAGCAAGGAATGGGAAAAGGCTCTGTCTCCAGCATTTATTAAAACACCCTCTTATGGAACGCGTTCGAGCACCCTACTTAGGGTGCGCAAAGATGGCAACTTTGAAATGGTAGAGCGCCGCTTTGATGCTACCGGCACGGTTGGACACGATGTAATTACTGGCGCCCTCAGCACCGCACCCGATTCAAACCTTTCGGTTTAA
- a CDS encoding ion channel, with product MPNLIQNVDLPSFVNLFNEINADIANSQIWIVMLSACLMLAVHAVVVLGIASAFHYIDNVMSRHNIHGASFLSYFIAIFLVIAIHFAEIIIWAYICVAFKVFPTNPQTFFFAGEMYTTVGYGDYKLTEQWRILPIIISFTGIFAVSMSGAALYTMMGSLINKNGSQAPKQPS from the coding sequence ATGCCAAACCTTATCCAGAACGTTGACCTACCCAGCTTTGTAAATCTATTCAATGAGATTAATGCCGACATCGCAAATAGCCAGATATGGATTGTGATGTTGAGCGCATGCTTGATGCTTGCAGTGCATGCGGTTGTAGTTTTAGGCATTGCCAGCGCGTTTCATTACATTGATAACGTTATGTCACGCCATAACATCCATGGCGCTAGCTTTCTTTCGTACTTCATAGCCATATTTTTAGTAATAGCAATCCATTTTGCAGAAATCATTATCTGGGCCTACATTTGCGTGGCATTTAAGGTCTTTCCGACCAATCCACAGACCTTCTTCTTTGCTGGCGAAATGTATACAACCGTCGGTTATGGGGATTACAAGTTGACGGAACAATGGAGAATATTGCCAATCATCATCTCATTTACAGGCATATTTGCCGTATCTATGTCAGGTGCAGCGCTGTACACAATGATGGGTTCTTTAATCAATAAGAACGGTAGTCAAGCCCCTAAGCAACCAAGTTAG
- the tmk gene encoding dTMP kinase has product MNSGYFISFEGIDGAGKSTHIDSFCKLIQGRYPDRGVVVTREPGGTALGEQLRSLLLDAPMNLETEALLMFAARREHIAQVIEPALRAGNIVISDRFTDASFAYQGGGRGLSIAKLNDLERWVQGQADGSLLQPNLTILFDLPGEVAEARRSKVRTPDKFEKMDLNFFEKVRQEYLRRAKEDPKRFHLVDATQTPEIIWSGLECLEIKI; this is encoded by the coding sequence ATGAATTCAGGATATTTCATTAGCTTTGAGGGCATTGATGGCGCCGGAAAAAGTACGCACATCGATAGCTTTTGCAAACTGATCCAAGGTCGCTACCCAGATCGAGGGGTGGTAGTAACTCGTGAGCCTGGCGGAACAGCTTTGGGCGAACAATTACGAAGTCTGTTGCTCGATGCCCCCATGAATCTTGAAACGGAAGCGCTTCTCATGTTTGCGGCAAGACGTGAACATATTGCCCAGGTCATTGAGCCTGCGCTAAGAGCTGGAAATATTGTGATTTCAGATCGATTTACCGATGCTAGCTTTGCATACCAAGGAGGAGGGCGGGGGCTAAGCATCGCCAAATTAAATGATCTAGAGCGCTGGGTTCAGGGCCAAGCAGATGGCTCTTTGCTTCAGCCAAATCTCACTATCTTGTTTGATTTGCCTGGGGAAGTGGCCGAGGCTCGTCGCTCAAAAGTGCGAACCCCTGACAAATTCGAAAAAATGGATCTCAACTTTTTTGAGAAAGTTCGACAGGAATATTTAAGGCGCGCCAAAGAAGATCCAAAGCGCTTTCATTTGGTAGATGCAACCCAAACCCCAGAAATAATCTGGAGTGGTTTAGAGTGTCTGGAAATCAAGATTTGA
- the mltG gene encoding endolytic transglycosylase MltG: MRKKIQGRSLFQRKKSKAPSLLSYTLALIGFVVIIYAAIFLWPVVPRISNAQNDLAYKVKITPQSGLTSIAQQLKEQGLFLSTVPFQVGARALFVGVKLKPGTYLLPKGASLGEVLLQIARGDRVRESIAIIPGMTIWQVRNLIDSHPALIHQTKGISSKALLQVLKLNYSSDEGIFYPDTYVFDPDEIDVNIYQRASQAMQKQLDLAWRQRSPSLPLNNPYDLLILSSIIEKETGKSGDRGLIAAVFINRLNKGMMLQTDPTVIYGIGPRFDGNLRKADLRKDSPYNTYMRKGLPPTPIAMPSKESLLAATHPAQSKALYFVAKGDGSSHFSETLNEHESAVDRYQRKSMPKSN; the protein is encoded by the coding sequence ATGCGTAAAAAAATTCAGGGAAGGTCCCTTTTCCAACGAAAGAAGTCCAAAGCCCCTAGCTTGCTTTCTTACACTTTGGCCCTCATTGGATTTGTAGTCATCATTTATGCCGCTATTTTCTTATGGCCGGTTGTACCAAGAATCTCCAATGCGCAAAATGATCTAGCGTACAAGGTAAAAATTACGCCTCAATCAGGCTTAACAAGTATTGCGCAACAATTAAAAGAACAAGGACTGTTTCTCTCAACCGTTCCCTTTCAAGTAGGTGCGAGAGCTCTGTTTGTTGGAGTAAAATTAAAGCCCGGAACATACTTACTGCCTAAAGGCGCAAGTCTTGGGGAAGTATTGCTGCAAATAGCGCGTGGCGATCGAGTCCGTGAGAGTATCGCGATCATTCCCGGCATGACAATTTGGCAGGTCCGCAATTTAATAGATTCACACCCTGCATTAATTCATCAAACTAAGGGTATTAGCTCAAAAGCTTTGCTGCAGGTCTTGAAGCTCAACTATTCGAGTGATGAAGGCATTTTTTATCCTGACACATACGTCTTTGATCCTGACGAGATTGATGTCAATATTTACCAGCGCGCCTCTCAGGCTATGCAAAAACAGCTTGACCTGGCATGGCGGCAAAGATCACCTAGTTTGCCACTAAATAATCCCTACGATTTATTGATCCTATCCTCAATTATTGAAAAGGAAACCGGCAAATCTGGTGATAGAGGTTTAATTGCTGCTGTCTTTATAAATAGGCTTAATAAGGGAATGATGCTGCAAACCGATCCAACGGTTATATATGGCATTGGACCTCGATTTGATGGCAATCTTCGTAAAGCGGATTTACGGAAAGATAGTCCCTACAATACCTATATGCGCAAAGGTCTGCCACCAACTCCTATAGCTATGCCTAGTAAAGAATCGCTTTTAGCTGCGACACATCCAGCACAAAGCAAGGCTTTATATTTTGTTGCTAAAGGTGATGGAAGTAGCCACTTTTCAGAAACGTTGAATGAACATGAATCAGCTGTTGATCGATATCAACGTAAATCAATGCCTAAATCCAATTAG
- a CDS encoding protein adenylyltransferase SelO translates to MAYTLSGDDACQITQPSPIPNPYWVAFSSSAAKLIDLELGPNGLPVDPAWLEICAGNSLSTSTHQFTNPLSTVYSGHQFGVWAGQLGDGRAILLGDINSQELQLKGAGKTRYSRMGDGRAVLRSSIREFLCSEAMHSLGIPTTRALSVVGSEMPVRRESIETAAVCTRLASSFLRIGHFEHFASLQDVLRLKELGDLLIRDHYPKCQDTSYPYLELFKQICDRNAKLVAQWQAVGFCHGVLNSDNISAIGLTMDYGPFGFMDQFQIDHICNHSDQGGRYAYHRQPQIMHWNMVCLASAFIPLLGQTHDTNDAQTLLREALEEFAVSYAKAWQSLFRQKLGLTTAQDGDIHLIERLLQAMHESRVDFTHLFRQLGQVRQEQKVQTIALRDHFMDRELIDQWLSDYINRLKSENSSDKERQTAMNLVNPKFVLRNHLAQVAIDKAKQHDFSEIQTLLKILANPYDEQVEYDAYAMPPPLDIERVEVSCSS, encoded by the coding sequence ATGGCTTATACCCTGAGTGGCGATGACGCCTGCCAAATTACACAACCTAGCCCAATACCCAATCCGTATTGGGTGGCTTTTTCATCCTCCGCAGCAAAACTGATTGATCTGGAGTTAGGTCCAAATGGATTGCCTGTCGATCCAGCATGGCTTGAGATTTGCGCAGGAAATTCATTATCTACATCAACCCATCAATTTACAAACCCTCTATCAACTGTTTATAGCGGTCATCAATTTGGCGTTTGGGCAGGACAATTAGGTGATGGTCGAGCTATTTTATTGGGTGATATTAACAGCCAGGAACTGCAACTTAAGGGCGCTGGTAAAACGCGCTACTCCCGAATGGGAGACGGACGAGCCGTTCTACGCTCTTCTATTCGTGAATTTTTGTGTAGCGAAGCAATGCATTCGTTGGGAATACCAACCACGCGTGCCCTATCAGTTGTCGGCTCTGAAATGCCAGTACGGCGTGAAAGCATTGAAACCGCTGCGGTTTGTACTCGACTTGCCTCAAGCTTTTTACGCATTGGGCACTTTGAACATTTTGCATCACTACAAGATGTTTTACGTCTAAAAGAACTTGGAGACTTGTTGATTCGAGATCATTACCCCAAATGCCAAGACACCAGCTATCCCTATTTGGAATTATTCAAGCAAATATGTGACCGTAATGCCAAGCTTGTGGCGCAGTGGCAAGCGGTGGGTTTTTGTCATGGCGTTCTCAATAGTGACAACATTAGTGCCATTGGCTTGACTATGGATTACGGACCATTTGGTTTTATGGATCAATTTCAAATTGACCATATTTGCAATCATAGTGATCAAGGTGGTCGATATGCATATCATCGTCAACCACAAATCATGCACTGGAATATGGTCTGCCTTGCCAGTGCATTTATACCTCTGCTCGGGCAAACTCATGATACCAATGATGCTCAAACGCTCTTGCGTGAAGCGCTAGAGGAATTTGCAGTAAGTTATGCAAAGGCCTGGCAATCCCTTTTTAGACAAAAGCTGGGATTGACAACTGCGCAGGATGGGGATATTCATTTGATTGAACGTCTTCTCCAGGCAATGCATGAATCAAGGGTGGACTTCACGCATCTCTTTAGACAACTAGGTCAAGTTCGGCAAGAGCAGAAAGTCCAAACAATTGCTCTAAGAGATCATTTTATGGATCGAGAACTGATTGATCAGTGGCTCTCTGATTACATCAATCGCCTAAAGTCAGAAAATAGTTCTGATAAAGAGAGGCAAACGGCTATGAATTTAGTTAACCCAAAATTTGTCTTGCGAAATCATCTTGCCCAAGTCGCAATTGATAAAGCCAAGCAACATGATTTTTCGGAAATCCAAACCTTACTCAAAATACTCGCCAACCCTTATGATGAGCAGGTTGAATATGATGCTTATGCCATGCCTCCTCCTCTTGATATCGAGAGGGTTGAAGTGAGTTGTTCATCTTAA
- the msrB gene encoding peptide-methionine (R)-S-oxide reductase MsrB translates to MKKTDSEYKQILSDIEYRVTREAATERPFTGKYWDHWDKGGYSCVCCGTPLFLSNTKFDAGCGWPSYNAPQDESAIKEVRDTTHGMIRTEVRCANCDAHLGHVFDDGPMPTGLRYCINSASLNFEPSDNTQVTKD, encoded by the coding sequence ATGAAAAAGACTGATTCAGAATACAAACAGATATTGAGCGATATTGAATACCGTGTCACACGAGAGGCCGCTACGGAGAGACCTTTTACTGGCAAGTATTGGGATCACTGGGATAAAGGTGGTTATTCTTGTGTATGTTGCGGCACACCACTATTTTTATCGAATACGAAATTCGATGCGGGTTGTGGCTGGCCAAGCTATAACGCACCTCAGGATGAATCCGCTATTAAAGAGGTTCGCGACACAACCCACGGTATGATTCGTACCGAAGTGAGATGTGCGAATTGTGATGCTCATCTTGGGCACGTGTTTGATGATGGCCCCATGCCAACTGGCCTCCGCTACTGCATTAATTCAGCATCACTAAACTTTGAGCCGAGTGATAATACACAAGTCACTAAAGACTGA
- a CDS encoding PaaI family thioesterase yields the protein MNKQVQINPQTQLANLGEELNVPFLKLLGVRFLSAEMGKGEILLALKPEHTNTWAVAHGGVLLTLMDVAMAVAARSGDPSDRSVVTIELKNNFMQAANGILRVKADTVRRTATMAFCEAKLYNDQGEICCMATGTFQYIKRLPTRNAKGERVVNEDLHSE from the coding sequence ATGAATAAACAAGTCCAAATCAACCCACAAACTCAACTTGCTAATTTGGGAGAGGAATTAAATGTTCCCTTCTTAAAACTTTTGGGGGTACGTTTTCTTAGTGCTGAAATGGGCAAAGGGGAGATTCTTCTTGCCCTTAAACCAGAGCATACAAATACTTGGGCTGTTGCTCATGGCGGCGTTTTATTAACGCTAATGGACGTTGCCATGGCTGTGGCTGCTCGCTCTGGAGACCCAAGCGATCGCAGCGTAGTCACCATTGAATTAAAGAATAACTTCATGCAAGCTGCTAACGGTATATTGCGTGTGAAGGCGGATACTGTTCGCAGAACGGCAACAATGGCTTTTTGCGAAGCCAAGCTCTATAACGATCAGGGTGAGATTTGCTGTATGGCTACGGGCACATTCCAGTACATCAAAAGACTGCCGACCCGCAATGCAAAAGGTGAGCGTGTAGTTAACGAAGACCTACACTCAGAGTAA